In Jeotgalibaca arthritidis, a single genomic region encodes these proteins:
- a CDS encoding N-acetylmuramoyl-L-alanine amidase, protein MRAIRISRNAMLVLLLIFFMTLGSVGTVALANYTNVLVEASVVNVRLGPGLSYDIMTQVQGGSSVNVLSERNEWYKVRLDDGRIGWIASWLIDNTEVAASQNLMATVAASSVNVRGENNSDSEIIGTASSGEQFNLLYEENGWSQIAFNNRVGWILSELVDITPGTIKIEEIVTETPSETTDSTVTITSERVNLRIGPSLNDEVVYTASQGESFTFSRSVGDFYEIILTDGSQAYVANWLVDLSGESSQAEAPVITTTLSEATIVIDPGHGGSDPGALGSYVYEKDVTMSTAEQLAEKLEAVGANVILTRTTDASVSLDERVWISNSYRADLFISLHYDSTPEGMAASGFTTYYYDNTDSYLADLVNSKLAQNLPLPNNGVAFGDYLVLRENTQPALLLELGYMNNDSDAAVFDNNYYRDLVSTSILQALTEYFQ, encoded by the coding sequence TTGAGAGCAATTAGAATTAGTAGAAACGCTATGCTCGTTCTACTATTGATCTTTTTTATGACACTCGGTTCTGTGGGAACCGTTGCTTTAGCGAATTACACAAATGTTCTAGTTGAAGCAAGCGTTGTAAATGTTAGACTCGGCCCTGGCCTTTCTTATGATATTATGACGCAAGTTCAAGGTGGCAGCAGTGTCAATGTCCTATCTGAGCGAAACGAATGGTACAAAGTTCGACTAGATGATGGTCGTATTGGTTGGATTGCGAGTTGGTTGATTGATAACACTGAAGTAGCAGCTAGCCAAAACTTAATGGCAACAGTTGCTGCGTCATCTGTCAATGTTAGAGGAGAAAATAATTCTGATTCAGAAATCATTGGAACAGCTTCGTCAGGAGAACAATTCAACCTTCTCTATGAAGAAAATGGTTGGAGTCAAATTGCCTTTAATAATCGTGTGGGTTGGATTCTATCAGAATTAGTTGATATTACCCCTGGTACGATTAAAATAGAGGAAATTGTTACAGAAACGCCTAGTGAGACAACTGATTCTACTGTAACGATTACGAGTGAACGTGTTAATCTACGTATTGGTCCTTCGCTAAATGACGAAGTGGTTTATACAGCCTCTCAAGGTGAAAGTTTTACATTTAGCCGTTCTGTGGGTGACTTTTATGAAATTATTCTGACTGATGGCTCTCAAGCTTATGTAGCCAATTGGTTAGTTGACCTAAGCGGTGAAAGCTCTCAAGCTGAAGCACCTGTTATTACAACAACTCTATCCGAAGCAACCATCGTTATTGATCCTGGCCATGGTGGTTCTGATCCTGGTGCTCTAGGGTCTTATGTATATGAAAAAGACGTTACCATGTCCACAGCAGAACAATTAGCAGAGAAACTTGAGGCAGTTGGCGCTAATGTTATTTTAACGCGTACGACTGATGCATCTGTTTCTTTGGATGAACGGGTATGGATAAGTAATAGTTATCGAGCAGACTTATTTATCAGCTTGCACTATGATTCAACACCTGAAGGTATGGCAGCAAGTGGATTTACAACTTATTATTATGATAATACCGATTCTTACTTGGCAGATTTGGTTAACAGTAAACTAGCGCAAAATTTACCGCTACCGAATAATGGTGTAGCATTTGGTGATTATTTAGTGTTACGTGAAAATACACAACCTGCCCTTCTATTAGAACTGGGCTATATGAATAATGATTCTGATGCAGCTGTTTTCGATAATAATTATTACCGTGATCTCGTTTCAACGAGTATTTTACAAGCTTTAACAGAATACTTCCAATAA
- the dtd gene encoding D-aminoacyl-tRNA deacylase produces the protein MRVVIQRVSQASVAVDEQIVGQIAKGFLLLVGVGKDDSEEDVDYLVRKVSQLRVFEDNEGKMNLSLKDINGAILSISQFTLFASTKKGNRPSFTDAAQPEIGDKLYQLFNQNLRENDFRVETGVFGADMQVSLINDGPVTILIDSKRK, from the coding sequence TTGCGCGTTGTTATACAGAGAGTATCACAAGCATCTGTTGCTGTAGATGAACAAATCGTTGGTCAAATTGCTAAAGGCTTTCTCCTGCTTGTTGGTGTTGGAAAAGATGATAGTGAGGAAGATGTCGATTATCTTGTCCGTAAAGTTTCACAATTAAGGGTATTTGAAGATAACGAAGGTAAGATGAACCTGTCCTTAAAGGACATTAATGGTGCTATTTTGTCCATTTCGCAATTTACCTTATTTGCATCAACTAAGAAGGGTAACCGACCAAGTTTTACTGATGCGGCTCAACCGGAAATAGGGGACAAATTATATCAATTATTCAATCAAAACTTGAGAGAAAATGACTTCCGAGTTGAAACAGGGGTATTTGGTGCTGATATGCAAGTTAGCCTGATTAATGATGGGCCAGTGACGATTTTAATAGATAGTAAAAGAAAATAA
- a CDS encoding RelA/SpoT family protein — translation MPKIKNYSKQEVIDLCASYMSLPHVAFVEKAADFAEQAHKGQMRKSGEEYFVHPTQVAAILAELKLDPDTIATGFLHDVVEDTDYTLEDIEYEFSKTVAILVDGVTKLGKIKYKSHEEQLAENHRKMLLAMANDIRIIMVKLADRLHNMRTLKFHRPEKQRSISNETLEIYAPLAHRLGINRVKWELEDTSLRYLNPQQYYRIVHLMNTKRDEREHYISDTIQKITESIDELSIEADIYGRPKHIYSIYRKMKDQKKQFNEIYDLLAVRVIVDSIKDCYAVLGAIHTKWKPMPGRFKDYIAMPKANMYQSLHTTVIGLKGTPIEIQIRTEDMHRVAEFGVAAHWAYKEGTVKKVEGEENNLQQQLNWFRDLIDLQDDSRNASEFVESVKEDIFKDKVYVFTPKGDVMELPFGAGPLDFAYNVHSEVGNKTVGAKVNNKIVPLNYKLQNGDIIEVMTSPNSFGPSRDWVNLVTTNKAKNKIKRFFKLQDREENIEKGRSLMEKQLQEMDFVPKDFLTKPLLKEALQRFNMQTEHDLYAAVGFGELSPFIVANRITEKARRERDRQEQEQTMETIEQKAKKEPAKMKIRHENGIVIQGVDNLLIRISHCCNPVPGDQIVGYITRGRGISVHRTDCPNVQLSDDNKDRLIDVEWEDSGSSHIDYETELLVEGYNRSGLLNEVLHVINSMTKNLNSVNGKIDENKIATITLKLGIQNLSQLDKIVDKIKNIPDVYSVRRVIS, via the coding sequence ATGCCAAAAATAAAAAATTATAGTAAACAAGAAGTGATTGATTTATGCGCCTCTTACATGAGTCTTCCACACGTTGCCTTTGTTGAAAAAGCAGCTGACTTCGCTGAGCAAGCCCATAAAGGACAGATGAGAAAATCAGGGGAAGAGTATTTTGTTCATCCAACACAAGTGGCCGCTATTTTAGCCGAGTTGAAGCTGGATCCTGATACCATCGCGACAGGTTTCCTTCATGATGTTGTGGAAGATACGGATTATACATTAGAAGACATTGAGTATGAGTTTTCAAAAACAGTTGCTATATTAGTGGATGGTGTAACGAAATTAGGTAAGATTAAATACAAGTCTCATGAGGAGCAACTAGCTGAAAATCATCGTAAGATGCTTTTGGCAATGGCCAATGATATTCGTATTATTATGGTTAAACTTGCTGACCGTTTGCACAATATGCGAACATTAAAATTCCACCGTCCTGAAAAACAAAGAAGTATTTCGAATGAAACATTAGAAATCTATGCGCCGCTAGCTCATCGCTTGGGGATTAATAGGGTTAAATGGGAATTAGAAGATACGTCACTACGTTATCTTAATCCGCAACAATATTACCGTATTGTTCATTTAATGAATACCAAACGTGATGAACGGGAACATTATATTTCTGACACCATTCAAAAGATTACTGAATCGATCGATGAGCTTAGTATTGAGGCAGACATCTATGGCCGCCCTAAACACATCTATTCCATCTACCGTAAAATGAAAGATCAAAAGAAACAATTTAATGAGATTTATGATCTCTTAGCAGTCCGTGTTATTGTTGATTCTATCAAGGATTGTTATGCTGTTTTAGGTGCCATTCACACCAAATGGAAACCCATGCCAGGTCGCTTTAAAGATTATATTGCCATGCCTAAAGCGAATATGTACCAGTCTTTACATACAACCGTTATTGGTCTAAAAGGGACACCTATAGAAATTCAGATCCGTACAGAAGATATGCATCGTGTTGCTGAATTCGGGGTAGCTGCTCACTGGGCATATAAGGAAGGGACCGTTAAGAAAGTTGAGGGTGAAGAGAATAATCTTCAACAGCAGCTCAATTGGTTCCGTGACTTGATTGATCTACAGGATGATTCACGTAACGCCAGTGAATTTGTTGAAAGTGTAAAGGAAGATATCTTCAAAGACAAAGTGTATGTCTTTACACCAAAAGGTGACGTTATGGAATTGCCGTTTGGCGCTGGGCCATTAGATTTTGCATACAATGTCCATTCTGAGGTAGGAAATAAAACGGTTGGAGCAAAGGTAAATAATAAAATTGTGCCACTCAACTACAAACTACAAAATGGTGATATCATTGAAGTCATGACATCCCCTAACTCATTCGGACCGAGTCGTGACTGGGTTAACTTGGTAACAACCAACAAGGCAAAGAATAAAATTAAACGTTTCTTCAAGTTACAAGATCGTGAAGAAAATATTGAAAAAGGCCGGTCTTTGATGGAGAAACAACTCCAAGAAATGGACTTTGTGCCTAAAGATTTCCTAACGAAACCACTTCTGAAAGAAGCTTTACAACGTTTCAATATGCAAACTGAGCATGATTTATATGCAGCTGTTGGCTTTGGTGAATTGTCACCATTTATTGTAGCCAACCGTATAACAGAAAAAGCGCGTCGTGAACGTGACCGTCAAGAACAAGAGCAAACAATGGAAACCATTGAGCAAAAGGCCAAAAAAGAACCAGCTAAAATGAAAATCAGACATGAGAATGGGATTGTTATTCAAGGAGTCGACAATTTATTAATTCGTATCAGTCATTGTTGTAATCCTGTTCCTGGTGATCAAATTGTTGGCTATATTACAAGAGGCCGCGGCATTTCCGTTCACAGAACTGATTGTCCAAATGTTCAATTATCAGATGATAATAAAGACCGACTCATCGATGTTGAATGGGAAGATTCTGGCTCGTCTCATATTGATTATGAAACTGAATTGTTGGTAGAAGGTTATAACCGTTCAGGCTTATTAAATGAAGTGTTACATGTCATTAATTCAATGACTAAAAATCTTAATAGCGTGAATGGAAAAATTGATGAAAATAAAATCGCTACAATCACATTAAAGCTGGGAATTCAAAATTTAAGTCAATTAGATAAAATTGTTGATAAAATCAAAAACATTCCTGACGTTTATAGTGTGCGTCGTGTAATTTCATAA
- the deoC gene encoding deoxyribose-phosphate aldolase yields MNINKYIDHTILKPEATEADIKNLCDEALDYDFMSVCIQPYWVSKAAAFLTGSDVKVCTVVGFPHGANTAEVKTFEAKQAVQNGAHEVDMVINIGALKEKSYDVVRHEIASIAEAVKGQAILKVIIETALLTDEEKVAACEIAKEAGADFVKTSTGFSTGGATLADIRLMRQTVGPDMDVKASGGVRSYEDAQNFIEAGATRLGASSGKAIVDEWKAATAN; encoded by the coding sequence ATGAACATCAACAAATATATTGACCATACTATTTTAAAACCAGAGGCGACAGAGGCTGATATTAAAAACCTATGCGACGAAGCATTGGATTATGACTTTATGTCTGTTTGTATCCAACCTTACTGGGTATCAAAAGCAGCTGCTTTCCTAACAGGATCAGATGTTAAAGTTTGTACCGTTGTTGGTTTCCCACACGGAGCAAATACAGCAGAAGTGAAAACATTCGAAGCAAAACAAGCCGTTCAAAATGGAGCGCATGAAGTGGATATGGTTATCAATATTGGTGCATTGAAAGAAAAATCATACGACGTTGTTCGCCATGAAATTGCATCAATTGCTGAAGCTGTTAAAGGACAAGCAATCTTAAAAGTTATCATTGAGACAGCACTATTAACGGATGAAGAAAAAGTAGCTGCTTGTGAAATCGCGAAAGAGGCAGGTGCTGATTTCGTTAAAACATCAACTGGTTTCTCAACTGGTGGCGCAACATTAGCGGATATTCGTTTAATGCGTCAAACTGTTGGACCAGATATGGATGTTAAGGCAAGTGGAGGCGTGCGTAGTTATGAAGATGCACAAAACTTTATCGAAGCAGGCGCAACACGCCTAGGAGCTTCAAGTGGTAAAGCAATTGTTGATGAGTGGAAAGCTGCAACAGCAAACTAA
- a CDS encoding 16S rRNA (uracil(1498)-N(3))-methyltransferase, with product MQRYMIAESLEDFSNHPIFLSGDHYHHMKNVMRFKPETKVFLSDPNGKSCIAEIITFTDDKEVQLAWVANEDKNNELPIDVTIVCGLPKGDKLDLIAQKATELGVNRIIPFASDYSVVKWDESKKKKKTQRFQKIVQEAAEQSHRQLVPTVHQAVTLKELLALSQKYSVKLVAYEEDAKQGEQAVLAKTLQNLQRGDKLLIVFGPEGGLSENEITSFKDDGFLTCALGPRILRTETAPLYALSAVSYHFELLNGGDY from the coding sequence GTGCAACGATATATGATTGCTGAAAGTCTCGAAGACTTTTCTAACCATCCCATCTTCCTAAGTGGGGACCATTATCATCATATGAAAAATGTGATGCGGTTTAAACCAGAAACCAAAGTGTTCTTATCAGATCCAAACGGAAAGAGTTGCATTGCTGAAATTATTACTTTTACAGATGATAAAGAAGTTCAGTTGGCTTGGGTAGCGAATGAAGACAAAAATAATGAACTACCGATTGATGTGACCATTGTTTGCGGACTTCCAAAAGGGGATAAACTTGATTTAATTGCTCAAAAAGCAACAGAATTAGGTGTAAATCGAATCATTCCTTTTGCTTCTGATTATTCTGTTGTAAAATGGGATGAGAGCAAGAAAAAGAAAAAGACGCAACGATTCCAAAAAATTGTCCAAGAAGCGGCGGAGCAATCTCATCGCCAACTTGTGCCAACAGTCCATCAAGCGGTTACCCTAAAGGAACTATTAGCTTTATCACAAAAATATTCAGTTAAGCTAGTTGCTTATGAAGAAGATGCTAAGCAAGGTGAGCAGGCTGTTCTGGCTAAAACCTTACAAAACCTTCAGAGAGGTGACAAATTATTAATAGTCTTTGGACCAGAAGGTGGTTTGTCAGAGAATGAAATCACGTCCTTCAAGGATGATGGTTTCTTAACCTGTGCATTAGGACCACGAATCTTGAGAACGGAAACGGCACCTCTTTACGCTTTATCTGCTGTATCATATCATTTTGAATTATTAAACGGAGGAGATTATTAA
- the prmA gene encoding 50S ribosomal protein L11 methyltransferase gives MKWNEVVIVTTTEAADATANLFIEAGAQGTVIEDELDFINLQDDGFGQLKDDKDIPASDQDVFVKAYYPDTDAFLETITLIKQKMAAMAKIDLDLGKYQLIVNDVKEEDWENSWKQFYHPIRITRYLTIVPFWEDYTPQQADEKRLLMDPGMAFGTGTHPTTRLSLEALETVIRGDEKVLDVGTGSGVLSIAAKYLGAGETYAYDIDPVAIQQTKKNVELNGFSDSISIAKNSLLEGIKDAKADIIVANILAEILLLMITDAWNNLKDNGTFILSGIINSKKDDVLHALIEQGFVIEEIKNSKDWYCIICKKEVED, from the coding sequence ATGAAGTGGAATGAAGTCGTCATTGTGACAACAACTGAGGCTGCTGATGCAACAGCTAACTTATTTATTGAAGCTGGTGCTCAAGGTACCGTTATTGAAGATGAACTAGATTTTATTAATTTGCAGGACGATGGCTTTGGCCAACTAAAAGATGATAAAGATATACCAGCAAGTGATCAAGATGTATTTGTAAAAGCCTATTATCCTGATACGGATGCTTTTTTAGAAACGATTACACTTATTAAACAAAAAATGGCCGCTATGGCAAAGATTGATCTCGATCTTGGTAAATACCAACTAATTGTTAATGACGTCAAAGAAGAAGATTGGGAAAATTCATGGAAACAATTTTACCACCCGATTCGAATTACCCGTTACTTAACGATTGTCCCATTTTGGGAAGATTATACGCCACAACAGGCTGACGAGAAACGTTTGTTAATGGATCCAGGTATGGCATTTGGTACAGGAACTCATCCAACAACCAGATTATCACTCGAAGCTCTTGAGACTGTCATCAGAGGTGATGAGAAAGTTCTTGATGTTGGAACAGGATCAGGTGTTTTAAGTATTGCAGCAAAATACTTAGGCGCAGGCGAAACATATGCTTATGATATTGATCCAGTTGCTATTCAACAAACCAAAAAGAATGTTGAGCTAAATGGGTTTAGCGATTCAATTAGCATTGCTAAAAATAGTTTGTTAGAAGGGATTAAAGATGCTAAGGCAGATATTATTGTCGCAAATATATTAGCTGAAATTCTTCTCTTAATGATTACAGATGCTTGGAATAATTTAAAAGACAATGGAACGTTTATTCTATCAGGAATCATCAACTCTAAAAAGGATGATGTTCTTCATGCTCTAATTGAACAAGGTTTTGTTATCGAAGAAATTAAAAATTCAAAAGACTGGTACTGTATCATTTGTAAAAAGGAGGTAGAGGACTAG
- a CDS encoding DUF3013 family protein encodes MQKNIINKIKETLEDMNMPCEWRVEWFKQKHMIEIVVMIPVAMPLDERVSDQYGTVNSHDQFVFEETILLFDSRLAEIKNDNYLLSIPFDKEDGLYGGTIQALCKTLRLSVVQAISDLNEFIHDNQTVLFEMKWHNDNYLSTIKTMKDLNRFDYVIYSYPSDITEKVVDENEVE; translated from the coding sequence ATGCAAAAGAATATTATTAATAAAATCAAAGAAACACTTGAAGACATGAATATGCCGTGTGAATGGCGGGTAGAATGGTTCAAACAAAAACATATGATTGAGATTGTGGTGATGATTCCAGTTGCAATGCCACTTGATGAAAGAGTCAGCGATCAATATGGAACAGTCAACAGCCATGATCAATTTGTTTTTGAAGAAACGATATTGTTATTTGATAGTCGTTTAGCTGAAATTAAAAATGATAATTATTTGCTTTCTATTCCCTTTGACAAGGAAGATGGCCTATATGGCGGCACCATCCAAGCGCTTTGTAAGACGCTTCGACTATCCGTAGTACAGGCTATTAGTGATTTAAATGAATTTATACATGATAATCAGACAGTTTTATTTGAAATGAAGTGGCATAATGACAATTACTTGAGTACAATTAAAACAATGAAGGATTTGAATCGATTCGATTATGTTATTTATTCTTATCCATCTGATATTACAGAAAAAGTGGTGGATGAAAATGAAGTGGAATGA
- a CDS encoding DNA-3-methyladenine glycosylase produces MLKELLQSNYSTEQIAQSLLGKLLVHEKDGIRRSGFIVETEAYLGVSDKAAHSYGGLRTKRTEIMFQEAGSIYTHIMHTHVLLNIITQPIGTPEGILIRAIEPYEGIYEMERARIRHGHNLTNGPGNLTKAMGIDMAYYGKSILGSQLFIDENIEKQAKQIIATPRIGIPNKGEWTEKALRFIVEGNPYVSKRKGSVATDQGWL; encoded by the coding sequence ATGTTAAAAGAATTGTTACAATCAAACTATTCAACAGAGCAAATTGCTCAATCGTTATTAGGAAAACTGCTTGTCCATGAAAAAGACGGTATTCGTCGTTCAGGTTTTATTGTTGAAACAGAAGCCTATTTAGGAGTAAGTGATAAGGCTGCTCATAGTTACGGAGGGCTACGAACGAAGCGTACGGAGATTATGTTTCAAGAAGCTGGCAGCATTTATACTCATATCATGCATACCCATGTCCTATTAAACATTATCACTCAACCAATAGGTACACCTGAGGGGATTCTTATTCGTGCTATCGAGCCTTATGAGGGGATATATGAGATGGAAAGAGCTCGTATAAGGCATGGACATAATCTAACGAATGGTCCAGGAAATTTAACAAAGGCTATGGGAATTGATATGGCCTATTATGGAAAAAGTATTTTGGGTAGTCAATTATTTATTGACGAAAATATAGAAAAACAAGCAAAACAGATTATCGCGACACCTCGAATAGGCATTCCTAATAAAGGGGAATGGACCGAAAAAGCATTAAGATTTATTGTGGAAGGAAATCCCTATGTTTCGAAACGAAAAGGTAGCGTGGCTACGGACCAAGGTTGGTTATAA
- the gpsB gene encoding cell division regulator GpsB, which translates to MTDKNLTTKDILQKEFKTSMRGYNAGEVDEFLDMIIRDYESYQKDLAFLQSENERLRSRVDELTKQAALGKRSQSSSSPASGVTNFDILKRLSNLEKHVFGSKLEDHQDDDLLLND; encoded by the coding sequence ATGACTGATAAAAACTTAACAACAAAAGATATTTTACAAAAAGAATTCAAAACTTCCATGAGAGGATACAATGCTGGTGAAGTGGATGAATTTTTAGATATGATTATCCGCGACTATGAATCTTATCAAAAAGATTTAGCTTTCTTGCAAAGTGAAAATGAGCGTCTACGTAGTCGTGTTGATGAATTAACAAAACAAGCTGCATTAGGCAAACGTAGCCAATCAAGCTCTAGCCCTGCTAGCGGTGTAACAAACTTTGATATTTTGAAACGTTTATCTAATTTAGAAAAACATGTCTTTGGATCTAAATTAGAAGATCATCAAGATGACGATTTATTATTAAACGATTGA
- a CDS encoding THUMP domain-containing class I SAM-dependent RNA methyltransferase — protein MKKNYQLVATAASGIEALVGNELKDLGYTVQVENGKAFFQGGNADIVKTNLWLRTADRVKIVFGTFNAKTFDDLFEQTKALPWEDILPMDAAFPVSGKSHKSTLYSVPDCQAIVKKAIVNRLSDFYHRRNRLPETGAEYPIEVAILKDEVSITIDTTGSSLFKRGYRTEKGGAPMKENMAAALVKLTNWYPDKPFYDPTCGSGTIVIEAAMIGLNIAPGLNREFMAEKWNIFQDNEWQTYRNEAKLAADYSKELDIEGSDIDGRMIEIAKRNAEKAGVEDFVSFKQMQLKDFTTEKEYGVIVSNPPYGERMDDQESVERLYKEMGDVFRPLETWSKYIITSDLLFEEFYGQRATKKRKLYNGRLRTDYFQYWGKRAPRKPRDVESN, from the coding sequence ATGAAAAAAAATTACCAATTGGTTGCAACCGCAGCTAGTGGCATTGAAGCACTTGTTGGAAACGAATTAAAAGACTTGGGCTACACTGTTCAAGTTGAGAATGGAAAAGCATTTTTCCAAGGTGGAAACGCCGATATCGTTAAAACCAACTTATGGTTGCGCACTGCTGACCGCGTTAAGATTGTTTTTGGAACATTCAATGCGAAAACATTCGATGATCTTTTCGAACAAACAAAAGCGTTACCCTGGGAAGATATTTTACCGATGGATGCTGCTTTCCCTGTTTCTGGAAAGTCTCATAAATCAACCTTATACAGTGTGCCAGATTGCCAGGCTATTGTTAAAAAAGCAATTGTTAATCGCCTATCTGACTTCTACCACCGCCGTAACCGTCTACCGGAAACAGGTGCTGAGTATCCTATTGAAGTAGCGATTTTAAAAGACGAAGTATCGATTACGATTGATACAACGGGATCAAGTTTATTTAAACGTGGTTACCGTACTGAAAAAGGTGGCGCGCCAATGAAGGAAAATATGGCGGCTGCTCTTGTCAAACTGACAAATTGGTATCCGGATAAACCATTCTACGATCCAACATGTGGTTCTGGAACAATCGTGATTGAAGCAGCAATGATTGGCTTAAATATTGCACCTGGCTTAAACCGCGAGTTTATGGCAGAAAAATGGAATATTTTCCAAGATAATGAATGGCAAACATACCGCAATGAGGCTAAATTAGCTGCAGATTACTCCAAAGAATTAGACATTGAAGGTTCTGATATTGATGGTCGTATGATTGAGATAGCTAAACGAAATGCTGAAAAAGCTGGTGTTGAAGATTTTGTTAGCTTCAAACAAATGCAATTAAAAGATTTTACAACAGAAAAAGAATACGGTGTGATTGTTTCTAACCCGCCTTATGGTGAACGTATGGATGATCAAGAATCAGTTGAACGCCTGTATAAAGAAATGGGAGATGTGTTCCGTCCACTAGAAACATGGAGCAAATACATCATTACCAGTGATTTATTATTCGAAGAATTCTATGGTCAAAGAGCTACTAAGAAGAGAAAACTTTACAATGGCCGTTTAAGAACAGATTACTTCCAATATTGGGGCAAACGTGCACCACGTAAGCCACGTGATGTGGAATCTAACTAA
- a CDS encoding ribonuclease HI family protein translates to MIRLFIDGGSNPKKQCSSIGILLINNGRQTQIGQKLANYVDNHQAEYLALIKSLELLIENELTEQLILCHSDSKMLVDAIDKHYTSNDKYKDLLEDLFTLLQQFSNFHLKWISEKENRGAHELAKQALYSK, encoded by the coding sequence GTGATACGATTATTTATTGATGGTGGCTCCAATCCTAAAAAGCAATGTTCATCAATTGGTATTTTATTAATCAATAATGGTAGGCAAACACAAATTGGTCAGAAACTAGCCAATTATGTTGATAATCATCAAGCAGAATATCTTGCTCTAATAAAGAGTTTAGAACTGCTGATTGAAAACGAATTAACTGAACAACTGATTCTTTGCCACTCGGATAGTAAGATGTTAGTTGATGCTATTGATAAGCACTATACATCTAACGATAAATATAAAGATTTGCTAGAAGATCTATTCACTCTTCTTCAACAGTTTTCAAATTTTCATTTAAAATGGATTAGTGAAAAAGAAAATAGAGGGGCGCACGAATTAGCTAAACAAGCCCTTTATTCTAAATAA
- a CDS encoding cold-shock protein — protein sequence MAYGVVKWFDNEKGYGFIDLADDKGDIFVHFTGIDHDGFKTLKEGQEVSLTIVEGSRGPQATQVRVINGIDD from the coding sequence ATGGCTTATGGAGTTGTGAAATGGTTTGATAATGAAAAAGGTTACGGGTTCATCGATTTGGCTGATGACAAAGGTGATATTTTTGTTCATTTTACTGGCATTGATCATGATGGCTTTAAGACATTAAAGGAAGGTCAAGAGGTGTCTCTTACTATAGTAGAAGGCTCCAGAGGTCCGCAAGCAACCCAAGTGAGAGTAATCAATGGCATTGACGATTAA
- the accA gene encoding acetyl-CoA carboxylase carboxyl transferase subunit alpha, which translates to MTEANEIVKNARSVERLTTKEFAEQLFDNFFEMHGDRRFGDDPAIIGGVGLLDGSAVTVIGTQKGRDIKENVYRNFGSPHSEGYRKAIRLMKQAEKFNRPIVTFINTSGAFCDVESEDRGIGEAIAESLLVMSQLTVPILSIFIGEGGSGGALALAMGNKVWMMENAMYSVLSPEGFASILWKDSSRSKEAAEIMKLTPTDLLELEVIDKIIPETRRKVKLKKDEVLLKMRGEVAAALREMKQWDKETIVEQRQERFRKY; encoded by the coding sequence ATGACTGAAGCAAATGAAATTGTAAAAAACGCCCGAAGTGTGGAGCGCTTAACAACCAAAGAGTTTGCGGAACAACTATTTGATAACTTCTTTGAAATGCATGGCGATCGTCGATTTGGTGATGATCCTGCTATTATTGGAGGGGTTGGTCTCTTAGATGGATCAGCTGTTACCGTTATTGGTACTCAAAAAGGTCGCGATATCAAAGAAAATGTTTACCGTAACTTTGGTTCGCCACACTCTGAAGGTTATCGTAAGGCAATCCGCTTAATGAAGCAGGCTGAGAAATTTAATCGGCCGATTGTGACGTTTATTAATACATCTGGTGCTTTTTGTGACGTTGAGTCCGAAGACAGAGGAATTGGCGAAGCAATCGCTGAAAGTTTATTAGTGATGTCTCAACTAACGGTTCCGATTCTCTCAATCTTTATTGGAGAGGGAGGAAGTGGTGGTGCTTTGGCGCTCGCTATGGGGAATAAGGTATGGATGATGGAAAATGCTATGTATTCCGTCTTATCTCCAGAAGGGTTTGCGTCTATTTTATGGAAAGATTCTTCTCGTAGTAAAGAAGCTGCTGAAATTATGAAGTTAACGCCAACAGACCTTCTTGAACTGGAAGTCATTGACAAAATCATTCCAGAAACACGACGTAAAGTTAAACTCAAAAAAGATGAAGTCTTGTTGAAAATGCGTGGTGAAGTTGCTGCAGCTCTTCGAGAAATGAAGCAATGGGACAAAGAAACCATCGTTGAACAACGACAAGAACGATTTAGAAAATATTAA